In the genome of Muntiacus reevesi chromosome 5, mMunRee1.1, whole genome shotgun sequence, one region contains:
- the PANX3 gene encoding pannexin-3, whose protein sequence is MSLAHAAAEYMLSDALLPDRKGPRLKGLRLELPLDRMVKFVAVGFPLLLVSLAFAQEFSSGSPISCFCPSNFSIRQAAYVDSSCWDSLVHHEQDESGQSKTKSLWPHKALPYSLLALAVAMYLPVLLWQYAAVPALSSDLLFIISELDKSYNRAIRLVQHMLKIRQESSDPDVFWDELEKARKERYFEFPLLERYLACKQRSHSLVATYLLRNALLLLFTSATYLYLGHFHLDVFFQEEFSCSIKTGLLHDETHIPDLITCRLTSLSVFQIVSLASVAVYTLLVPVILYNLTRLCRWDKRLLSIYEMLPAFDLLSRKMLGCPINDLNVILLFLRANISELISFSWLSVLCELKDTATQKHNIDTVVDFMTLLAGLEPSKPKHLTHGMCDENP, encoded by the exons ATGTCGCTTGCACACGCAGCTGCCGAGTACATGCTCTCGGATGCCCTGCTGCCCGACCGCAAGGGCCCCCGCCTCAAAGGACTGCGCCTGGAGCTTCCCCTGGACCGGATGGTCAAGTTCGTAGCCGTGGGCTTCCCCCTGCTGCTGGTGTCACTGGCCTTTGCCCAGGAGTTCTCCTCCG GGTCTCCCATCAGCTGCTTTTGTCCCAGTAACTTCAGCATCCGGCAGGCTGCCTACGTGGACAGTTCCTGCTGGGACTCCCTGGTTCACCACGAACAGGATGAGTCTGGCCAGTCCAAGACGAAATCCCTCTGGCCTCACAAG GCCCTCCCCTACTCACTGCTGGCCCTGGCCGTGGCCATGTACCTGCCGGTTCTGCTGTGGCAGTATGCAGCCGTGCCGGCCCTCAGCTCAGACCTGCTGTTCATCATTAGTGAGCTGGACAAGTCCTACAACCGCGCCATCCGCCTGGTGCAGCACATGCTGAAGATCCGACAGGAGAGCTCGGACCCTGATGTGTTCTGGGACGAGCTGGAGAA AGCTCGGAAAGAACGGTACTTTGAATTCCCCTTGCTGGAGCGGTACCTGGCCTGTAAGCAGCGCTCACACTCACTAGTGGCCACCTACCTCCTAAGGAATGCCCTCTTGCTCCTCTTCACCTCCGCCACCTACCTGTACCTGGGCCACTTTCACCTGGACGTCTTCTTCCAAGAGGAATTCAGCTGTTCCATCAAGACAGGGCTGCTACATGATGAGACCCACATCCCTGACCTCATCACATGCAGGTTGACCTCTTTGTCTGTCTTCCAGATTGTCAGTCTCGCCAGCGTAGCCGTCTACACCCTGTTGGTTCCAGTGATACTATACAACCTCACACGGCTCTGCCGGTGGGACAAACGGCTCCTCTCCATCTACGAGATGCTCCCAGCTTTTGATCTCCTCAGCAGAAAAATGCTGGGCTGTCCCATCAATGACCTCAATGTGATCCTTCTTTTCCTCCGAGCCAACATCTCTGAGCTCATCTCTTTTAGCTGGTTGAGTGTCCTTTGTGAGCTGAAGGACACAGCCACCCAGAAGCACAACATTGACACCGTGGTTGATTTCATGACTTTATTGGCTGGCTTAGAACCCTCAAAACCTAAACATCTCACCCATGGGATGTGTGATGAAAATCCTTAG